A genomic segment from Dermatobacter hominis encodes:
- the glgB gene encoding 1,4-alpha-glucan branching protein GlgB, with protein MSAPAGPASLPGATTATADGTASPFREPPGPPPSPPGDVDVYLFNEGRHRRLWELLGGHLLPGGGATFAVWAPNARRVRVVGDWEYWSTDDAEATELQPQSSSGIWWGLEPRARVGQAYKYEIVGADGRTTLRADPLARQAEVPPRTASILAPEGAFAVARGEPAPWRDPNGPWRRERAERNAGRLSIYEVHLGSWRRHPDGSSHSARQLAEPLADWATELGFTHVELMPVATHPFGGSWGYQVSGYYAPDARLGTPDDLRHLIDVCHDRGLGVILDWVPAHFPKDEFALARFDGTALYEHADPRRGEHPDWGTLVFNHGRREVRNFLIANALYWLEEFRVDGLRVDAVASMLYLDYSRAAGQWVPNEQGGREDLDALGFIRELNETVATEHPGAMVVAEESTSWPGVTAPVAWEGLGFSRKWNLGWMHDTLSYFQNDPVHRSHHHHELTFPMVYANHERWILPLSHDEVVHGKGSLLGKMPGDEWQRFANLRTLLAWQWVHPGRQLLFMGAELAQEQEWSHDRELDWWLLQHPAHLGVKALVEDLNRIQAEHPALWAGDEALDGNFWWMEADDPERSVFAFSRRIPDDHPARGPLPDGTVPEEMVAVVANLTPVPRHGYRLGVPVAGDWRVLLDTDNRRYGGSGHELVPDGGDVLTVDPDTPWQRQPYSLRLTLPPLSVVVIAPPRDV; from the coding sequence ATGAGCGCGCCGGCCGGTCCCGCCTCGTTGCCCGGGGCGACCACCGCCACGGCGGACGGGACGGCGAGCCCGTTCCGCGAACCGCCGGGCCCGCCGCCGTCGCCGCCGGGCGATGTCGACGTCTACCTGTTCAACGAGGGCCGTCACCGCCGGCTCTGGGAGCTGCTCGGTGGCCACCTGCTGCCCGGTGGCGGCGCCACCTTCGCGGTCTGGGCGCCCAACGCCCGCCGCGTGCGGGTGGTCGGCGACTGGGAGTACTGGTCGACCGACGACGCCGAGGCGACCGAGCTCCAGCCGCAGTCCTCGAGCGGGATCTGGTGGGGCCTCGAGCCCCGCGCCCGGGTCGGCCAGGCGTACAAGTACGAGATCGTCGGGGCCGACGGCCGGACCACCCTCCGCGCCGACCCGCTCGCCCGGCAGGCCGAGGTGCCGCCGCGCACCGCGTCGATCCTCGCGCCCGAGGGCGCGTTCGCCGTCGCCCGCGGCGAGCCTGCGCCGTGGCGCGACCCGAACGGCCCCTGGCGCCGGGAGCGCGCCGAGCGCAACGCCGGCCGGCTGTCGATCTACGAGGTCCACCTGGGCTCGTGGCGGCGCCACCCCGACGGCAGCTCGCACTCGGCGCGCCAGCTGGCCGAACCGTTGGCCGACTGGGCGACCGAGCTGGGCTTCACCCACGTCGAGCTGATGCCGGTCGCCACGCACCCGTTCGGTGGGTCGTGGGGCTACCAGGTCAGCGGCTACTACGCCCCCGACGCCCGCCTCGGCACCCCCGACGACCTCCGCCACCTCATCGACGTCTGCCACGACCGAGGCCTCGGCGTGATCCTCGACTGGGTCCCGGCCCACTTCCCGAAGGACGAGTTCGCGCTCGCGCGCTTCGACGGCACCGCGCTGTACGAGCACGCCGATCCGCGCCGTGGCGAGCACCCCGACTGGGGCACCCTCGTGTTCAACCACGGTCGCCGCGAGGTGCGGAACTTCCTCATCGCCAACGCCCTCTACTGGCTCGAGGAGTTCCGGGTCGACGGCCTCCGCGTCGACGCGGTCGCGTCGATGCTCTACCTCGACTACTCCCGCGCCGCGGGCCAGTGGGTCCCGAACGAGCAGGGCGGGCGCGAGGACCTCGATGCCCTCGGCTTCATCCGGGAGCTGAACGAGACCGTCGCCACCGAGCACCCCGGCGCGATGGTCGTCGCCGAGGAGTCGACGTCGTGGCCGGGTGTGACCGCCCCGGTGGCGTGGGAGGGACTGGGGTTCAGCCGCAAGTGGAACCTCGGCTGGATGCACGACACGCTCAGCTACTTCCAGAACGACCCGGTCCACCGCTCGCACCACCACCACGAGCTGACGTTCCCGATGGTGTACGCGAACCACGAGCGGTGGATCCTCCCGCTCAGCCACGACGAGGTCGTCCACGGCAAGGGTTCGCTGCTCGGCAAGATGCCCGGCGACGAGTGGCAGCGGTTCGCCAACCTGCGGACGCTGCTGGCGTGGCAGTGGGTGCACCCGGGCCGCCAGCTGCTGTTCATGGGCGCCGAGCTCGCCCAGGAGCAGGAGTGGTCGCACGACCGCGAGCTCGACTGGTGGCTCCTGCAGCACCCCGCGCACCTCGGCGTGAAGGCCCTGGTCGAAGACCTCAACCGGATCCAGGCCGAGCACCCGGCGCTGTGGGCGGGCGACGAGGCGCTCGACGGGAACTTCTGGTGGATGGAGGCCGACGACCCCGAGCGGTCGGTCTTCGCGTTCAGCCGCCGGATCCCCGACGACCACCCCGCCCGCGGTCCGCTGCCCGACGGCACCGTTCCCGAGGAGATGGTCGCCGTCGTCGCCAACCTCACGCCGGTCCCGCGCCACGGCTACCGGCTCGGCGTGCCGGTCGCGGGGGACTGGCGGGTCCTGCTCGACACCGACAACCGCCGCTACGGCGGCAGCGGCCACGAGCTGGTGCCCGACGGCGGCGACGTGCTGACCGTCGACCCCGACACGCCGTGGCAGCGCCAGCCGTACTCGCTGCGGCTCACGCTGCCGCCCCTGTCGGTCGTCGTCATCGCGCCACCGCGCGACGTGTAG
- a CDS encoding acyltransferase family protein: MQVDPAGPTTRIAGGPAPEPLGHVPALDGLRAFAVAAVLLFHGGISGLDGGFLGVSVFFTLSGFLITSLLLREWAATADDEGGGIDLRRFWSRRFRRLLAASWLTMGLVVVMGALGAWDESQLRDLRGDVPWAIVELVNWHFIAQGTSYGASQSPPSPLEHFWSLAIEQQFYLLLPVLLMGVLAIGRRRGAAVGSRLRTAALVLAGLAVASAVANGVVARTAIDRAYFGTDTRAAELLIGVLLAFGLLRRVRFDGAARRVAVAAGVAGTAVLLVLFHVAELTSPWLYPWGLLLTAACTAGLVAASVQTGPVSTVLAVAPVVALGRISYGVYLLHWPVFLWLTPARTGLDGGGADTALLFALRIGVTLATAAAMFRWVEMPVRTGGRITARQARVAIPCAAVVLVLGDLWVTRDLPPPPDYLQPREAGDVDVMEAPTTTTTTVPTTLPAPTAPAPTPAPPPTPPPRHPTRVLLVGDSVAASMEDSLGAALNDRGISFATSAAPGCGVVTGDPADAQGNVLSITTACNTAIPDIQRRAVREVRPDLVVVLSTWETGDRVVDGRWYQVGTPETDALLRRLYGESVQRLTAGGARVLLLTIPDIVDGATKQADPDVNRRAALVNPLLTDLGATVPGVDTLGFDRIVCPTTPCPTHVEGIELRPRDGRHFDEAPGRAFVTQRLADQIAALDLNAV; encoded by the coding sequence GTGCAGGTCGATCCCGCGGGTCCGACGACCCGCATCGCCGGCGGGCCGGCCCCGGAGCCGCTCGGGCACGTCCCGGCGCTCGACGGCCTGCGGGCCTTCGCCGTCGCCGCCGTGCTGCTGTTCCACGGCGGGATCAGCGGCCTGGACGGCGGCTTCCTCGGCGTGTCGGTCTTCTTCACGCTGTCCGGCTTCCTGATCACCTCGCTGCTGCTGCGCGAGTGGGCCGCGACGGCCGACGACGAGGGCGGCGGCATCGACCTGCGCCGGTTCTGGTCGCGACGGTTCCGCCGGCTGCTCGCGGCGTCGTGGCTGACGATGGGCCTCGTCGTCGTGATGGGCGCCCTGGGGGCCTGGGACGAGTCGCAGCTGCGGGACCTCCGCGGCGACGTGCCGTGGGCGATCGTCGAGCTGGTCAACTGGCACTTCATCGCGCAGGGCACGAGCTACGGCGCATCGCAGTCGCCGCCGTCGCCCCTCGAGCACTTCTGGAGCCTCGCGATCGAGCAGCAGTTCTACCTGCTGCTGCCGGTGCTGCTCATGGGCGTGCTTGCGATCGGGCGCCGCCGGGGCGCGGCGGTCGGGTCCCGGCTGCGGACCGCCGCGCTCGTGCTCGCGGGGCTGGCCGTGGCCTCGGCCGTCGCCAACGGCGTGGTCGCCCGGACCGCGATCGACCGTGCGTACTTCGGGACCGACACCCGGGCCGCTGAGCTGCTGATCGGCGTCCTGCTGGCGTTCGGGCTGCTCCGGCGCGTCCGGTTCGACGGCGCCGCCCGCCGGGTGGCGGTCGCGGCCGGCGTCGCGGGCACGGCGGTGCTCCTCGTGCTCTTCCACGTCGCCGAGCTCACGAGCCCGTGGCTCTACCCGTGGGGCCTGCTGCTCACCGCGGCGTGCACCGCCGGCCTCGTGGCGGCGTCGGTCCAGACCGGTCCCGTGTCGACGGTCCTGGCCGTGGCACCGGTCGTCGCGCTCGGGCGGATCAGCTACGGCGTCTACCTCCTCCACTGGCCGGTGTTCCTGTGGCTGACACCGGCCCGCACCGGGCTCGACGGCGGGGGCGCCGACACCGCGCTGCTGTTCGCGCTCCGCATCGGCGTGACGCTCGCGACGGCCGCGGCCATGTTCCGCTGGGTCGAGATGCCGGTCCGGACCGGCGGCCGGATCACGGCCCGGCAGGCCCGCGTGGCGATCCCCTGCGCAGCGGTGGTGCTGGTGCTCGGCGACCTGTGGGTGACGAGGGACCTGCCGCCGCCGCCCGACTACCTCCAGCCGCGGGAGGCGGGCGACGTCGACGTGATGGAGGCGCCCACGACGACGACCACCACGGTCCCCACCACCCTGCCGGCCCCGACCGCGCCGGCCCCGACGCCAGCGCCGCCGCCGACCCCGCCGCCCCGGCACCCCACGCGCGTGCTGCTCGTGGGCGACAGCGTGGCGGCGAGCATGGAGGACTCGCTCGGCGCGGCGCTCAACGACCGCGGCATCTCGTTCGCCACCTCGGCGGCTCCGGGCTGCGGGGTGGTGACCGGCGACCCGGCCGACGCGCAGGGCAACGTGCTCAGCATCACGACCGCGTGCAACACCGCGATCCCCGACATCCAGCGCCGAGCCGTGCGGGAGGTGCGCCCCGACCTCGTCGTCGTGCTCTCGACGTGGGAGACGGGCGATCGCGTCGTCGACGGCCGCTGGTACCAGGTGGGCACGCCCGAGACGGACGCGCTGCTGCGCCGGCTCTACGGCGAGAGCGTGCAGCGGCTGACCGCCGGCGGGGCCAGGGTGCTGCTGCTGACGATCCCCGACATCGTCGACGGGGCGACCAAGCAGGCGGACCCCGACGTGAACCGCCGCGCCGCGCTCGTCAACCCGCTGCTCACCGACCTGGGCGCGACCGTGCCCGGCGTCGACACGCTCGGCTTCGACCGGATCGTCTGCCCGACCACGCCGTGCCCGACCCACGTCGAGGGCATCGAGCTGCGACCGCGCGACGGCCGGCACTTCGACGAGGCCCCGGGCCGGGCCTTCGTCACCCAGCGGCTCGCGGACCAGATCGCCGCGCTCGACCTGAACGCCGTGTGA
- a CDS encoding ScyD/ScyE family protein yields MVGTGTASAGGGYGGSGGGKGPTTLAEGLIGPLHLDVQRGHKGADVLVSQSFAGTISKVRSGGSVTDLVTEPGGFTGGVAGGPFGTLLYLSNGEQGAFLKLRLPGGQTVDLADLGTYEATKNPDQVNTYGLQGASPECLAQLPPDVPGLAPYKGDVNPNPYELAVTPWGAYVADAGGNTILFVEWSGKIRTVSVLPPRPEVVTAEAAAGAGLPECAVGLTFNFEPVPTDVEFGPGGLYVSSLPGGPEDASLGARGGVFKVDPRNGRATLIGTGFLGATNLAVAPNGTVYVAELFGGKISKLVKGGPRTVLEVTEPAGLEWSNGRLYATTDVNTSGKVITFRP; encoded by the coding sequence GTGGTCGGCACCGGCACCGCGTCAGCGGGTGGCGGCTACGGCGGATCGGGCGGCGGCAAGGGACCGACCACGTTGGCAGAGGGGCTGATCGGACCGCTGCACCTCGACGTGCAGCGCGGCCACAAGGGTGCGGACGTCCTCGTCTCGCAGTCCTTCGCCGGCACGATCAGCAAGGTGCGGTCCGGCGGATCGGTCACCGATCTGGTCACCGAGCCCGGCGGCTTCACCGGCGGGGTCGCCGGTGGCCCGTTCGGCACGCTGCTCTACCTGAGCAACGGCGAGCAGGGTGCGTTCCTCAAGCTTCGCCTGCCGGGCGGGCAGACGGTCGACCTCGCCGACCTCGGCACCTACGAGGCGACGAAGAACCCCGACCAGGTGAACACCTACGGCCTGCAGGGCGCCTCGCCGGAGTGCCTCGCCCAGCTGCCGCCGGACGTGCCGGGGCTCGCCCCGTACAAGGGTGACGTCAACCCGAACCCGTACGAGCTCGCGGTCACGCCGTGGGGCGCGTACGTCGCCGACGCCGGCGGCAACACGATCCTGTTCGTCGAGTGGTCGGGCAAGATCCGGACCGTGTCGGTGCTGCCGCCGCGGCCCGAGGTGGTCACCGCCGAGGCGGCCGCGGGCGCCGGCCTGCCCGAGTGCGCGGTGGGGCTCACGTTCAACTTCGAGCCCGTGCCCACCGACGTCGAGTTCGGCCCCGGCGGGCTGTACGTCTCGTCGCTGCCCGGCGGCCCCGAGGACGCGAGCCTCGGCGCACGGGGCGGCGTGTTCAAGGTCGACCCCCGCAACGGTCGGGCGACCCTGATCGGCACCGGGTTCCTCGGCGCCACCAACCTGGCCGTGGCACCGAACGGGACCGTGTACGTCGCGGAGCTGTTCGGCGGCAAGATCTCGAAGCTCGTCAAGGGCGGTCCCCGCACCGTCCTCGAGGTCACCGAACCGGCCGGGCTCGAGTGGTCGAACGGCCGGCTCTACGCCACGACCGACGTCAACACGTCGGGGAAGGTCATCACCTTCCGGCCCTGA
- the treS gene encoding maltose alpha-D-glucosyltransferase — protein MMQPPSTGSLPIADPNWFRRSIFYEVLVRGFYDANGDGNGDLRGLTDKLDYLEWLGIDCLWLLPFYSSPLKDGGYDIADFYSVHPDFGTTEDAARLIDEAHRRGIRVIADMVVNHTSDQHPWFQESRQDRTNPKADWYVWGDDDQRWSEARIIFTDTEASNWSWDPVRGQYYWHRFFHHQPDLNYDNPEVQDAMLDVVSHWLGLGLDGFRLDAVPYLFERDGTNGENLPETHEYLRRLRKEVDDKFPGKVLLAEANQWPEDVVEYFGDGDECHMCFHFPLMPRMFMSLRREESTPVAEILARIPRIPDGCQWGIFLRNHDELTLEMVTDEERDYMYAEYARDPRMRRNVGIARRLFPLLDNDRRQAELLHALLFSMPGTPILYYGDEIGMGDNIYLGDRDGVRTPMQWNPDRNGGFSAADFAQLYLPPLMDPVYGFQAVNIEAERRDSASFLNWLRHIIHVRQQHSIFGLGGFEILEVSTPSVFAYLRTPYEGADASVRPVLCVNNFSGSAQPAELFLSHLAGSVPVELLGGVAFPPIGELPYFVTLPPYEFLWFELTEPTT, from the coding sequence ATGATGCAACCCCCCTCCACCGGCTCCCTCCCGATCGCGGACCCGAACTGGTTCCGACGGTCGATCTTCTACGAGGTGCTCGTCCGTGGCTTCTACGACGCCAACGGCGACGGCAACGGCGACCTCCGCGGGCTCACCGACAAGCTCGACTACCTGGAGTGGCTGGGCATCGACTGCCTCTGGCTGCTGCCCTTCTACTCGTCGCCGCTCAAGGACGGCGGCTACGACATCGCCGATTTCTACAGCGTCCACCCCGACTTCGGCACGACCGAGGACGCAGCCCGTCTGATCGACGAGGCGCACCGCCGCGGCATCCGCGTGATCGCCGACATGGTCGTGAACCACACGTCGGACCAGCACCCGTGGTTCCAGGAGTCCCGCCAGGACCGGACCAACCCCAAGGCCGACTGGTACGTGTGGGGCGACGACGACCAGCGGTGGTCCGAGGCGCGCATCATCTTCACCGACACCGAGGCGTCGAACTGGAGCTGGGACCCGGTCCGGGGGCAGTACTACTGGCACCGGTTCTTCCACCACCAGCCCGACCTCAACTACGACAACCCCGAGGTCCAGGACGCCATGCTCGACGTGGTGTCCCACTGGCTCGGACTGGGGCTCGACGGCTTCCGCCTCGACGCCGTGCCCTACCTGTTCGAGCGCGACGGGACCAACGGCGAGAACCTCCCCGAGACGCACGAGTACCTGCGCCGCCTCCGCAAGGAGGTCGACGACAAGTTCCCCGGGAAGGTGCTGCTCGCCGAGGCGAACCAGTGGCCGGAGGACGTCGTCGAGTACTTCGGCGACGGCGACGAGTGCCACATGTGCTTCCACTTCCCGCTGATGCCCCGCATGTTCATGAGCCTGCGGCGCGAGGAGTCGACCCCGGTCGCCGAGATCCTGGCCCGCATCCCGCGCATCCCCGACGGCTGCCAGTGGGGCATCTTCCTGCGGAACCACGACGAGCTGACGCTCGAGATGGTCACCGACGAGGAGCGGGACTACATGTACGCCGAGTACGCGCGGGACCCGCGCATGCGGCGCAACGTCGGCATCGCCCGACGCTTGTTCCCGCTGCTCGACAACGACCGCCGCCAGGCCGAGCTGCTGCACGCGCTGCTCTTCTCGATGCCGGGCACGCCGATCCTCTACTACGGCGACGAGATCGGCATGGGCGACAACATCTACCTGGGCGACCGCGACGGCGTGCGCACGCCGATGCAGTGGAACCCGGACCGCAACGGCGGCTTCTCGGCCGCCGACTTCGCGCAGCTGTACCTGCCCCCGCTCATGGACCCGGTCTACGGCTTCCAGGCCGTGAACATCGAGGCCGAGCGCCGCGACAGCGCGTCGTTCCTGAACTGGCTGCGCCACATCATCCACGTGCGCCAGCAGCACTCGATCTTCGGCCTCGGCGGCTTCGAGATCCTGGAGGTGTCGACGCCGTCGGTGTTCGCCTACCTGCGCACGCCGTACGAGGGCGCCGACGCGTCGGTGCGCCCGGTCCTGTGCGTGAACAACTTCTCGGGCTCGGCCCAGCCGGCCGAGCTGTTCCTGAGCCACCTCGCCGGGAGCGTGCCGGTGGAGCTGCTCGGCGGCGTCGCCTTCCCGCCGATCGGCGAGCTGCCGTACTTCGTCACGCTGCCGCCGTACGAGTTCCTCTGGTTCGAGCTCACCGAGCCCACCACCTGA
- a CDS encoding maltokinase N-terminal cap-like domain-containing protein codes for MAIDADDFSAELARLLPPFLAGQRWFAAVERPRVRIRRVDTLVDGWPSLLWVLAEVRGDGGRGEPSWYQIPLGAASERPDELPDVAHVGHMATPRGEAHLFDALADEELALEFSSIVAPELDVTTVRAQPGEQSNTSLVLDERYILKVFRRVQPGPNLDVEVTEALGRVGYGAVPVPVAVWRRSGTDFAVTRRFERSRGDGVELATASLREMFNRRRPPRDCKLDFAREAYQLGSDVARLHVALAEAFGPEPADGGSWADDMSAQLHRIASGHLDTYRIEEVYQRLRTADDLGSAIRIHGDLHLGQVLRVARSWMVLDFEGEPDRPLDERRRPSSPLRDVAGMTRSFHYAAGLALRETGTPDKELRLLADAWSERAINTFLSGYAEVDEVHRLLPQARASRDALLSVFEMDKAVYEVAYELAHRPDLVDLPIRAVERLLDYDDELPEQPPEDEDPFA; via the coding sequence GTGGCCATCGACGCAGATGACTTCTCCGCCGAGCTCGCCCGCCTGCTGCCCCCCTTCCTGGCGGGTCAGCGGTGGTTCGCCGCGGTCGAGCGGCCCCGGGTCCGGATCCGCCGGGTCGACACCCTGGTCGACGGCTGGCCGAGCCTGCTCTGGGTCCTCGCCGAGGTCCGCGGCGACGGCGGCCGCGGGGAGCCGTCCTGGTACCAGATCCCGCTCGGCGCGGCGTCCGAGCGCCCCGACGAGCTGCCCGACGTGGCGCACGTCGGCCACATGGCGACCCCGCGCGGCGAGGCCCACCTGTTCGACGCCCTCGCGGACGAGGAGCTGGCGCTCGAGTTCAGCTCGATCGTCGCCCCCGAGCTGGACGTGACGACCGTGCGGGCCCAGCCCGGGGAGCAGTCGAACACGTCGCTGGTGCTCGACGAGCGCTACATCCTGAAGGTCTTCCGCCGGGTGCAGCCGGGGCCGAACCTCGACGTCGAGGTGACCGAGGCGCTCGGGCGCGTCGGCTACGGCGCCGTCCCCGTGCCGGTCGCGGTGTGGCGCCGGAGCGGGACCGACTTCGCGGTCACGCGGCGGTTCGAGCGCAGCCGCGGTGACGGCGTCGAGCTCGCGACGGCGTCGCTCCGCGAGATGTTCAACCGGCGGCGCCCGCCCCGCGACTGCAAGCTCGACTTCGCCCGCGAGGCGTACCAGCTCGGCAGCGACGTCGCCCGCCTGCACGTGGCGCTCGCCGAGGCGTTCGGGCCCGAGCCGGCCGACGGCGGTTCCTGGGCCGACGACATGTCGGCGCAGCTGCACCGGATCGCGTCGGGCCACCTCGACACGTACCGCATCGAGGAGGTGTACCAGCGCCTGCGGACCGCGGACGACCTCGGCTCGGCCATCCGCATCCACGGCGACCTGCACCTCGGGCAGGTGCTCCGGGTCGCCCGCAGCTGGATGGTGCTCGACTTCGAGGGGGAGCCCGACCGCCCGCTCGACGAGCGCCGGCGGCCGTCGTCGCCGCTGCGCGACGTGGCGGGCATGACGCGCTCGTTCCACTACGCCGCCGGGTTGGCCCTGCGCGAGACCGGCACGCCCGACAAGGAGCTGCGCCTGCTGGCGGACGCCTGGTCGGAGCGGGCCATCAACACGTTCCTCTCCGGCTACGCCGAGGTGGACGAGGTGCACCGGCTGCTGCCGCAGGCCCGCGCGTCGCGCGACGCCCTGCTCAGCGTCTTCGAGATGGACAAGGCCGTGTACGAGGTCGCCTACGAGCTGGCGCACCGCCCCGACCTGGTCGACCTGCCCATCCGGGCCGTCGAGCGGCTGCTCGACTACGACGACGAGCTGCCGGAGCAGCCGCCCGAGGACGAGGACCCCTTCGCATGA
- a CDS encoding alpha-1,4-glucan--maltose-1-phosphate maltosyltransferase, protein MPRSTSPGPATTGRITFRELAPRTPGGYPARAVEGDPVTVSVTLVRDGHGVLAGRVRWRRVGPGGADGGKAGKGAKAEAWSTAPLRDRQDGSGRWDATIVVDAPGRYEIEVQAWLDRFATWRRDLRERAAAGQDLTLEFEVGARAIEALLPEVPKGSRPRLQDAVDGLRSTTCSDQVRLAAGLDDAVAALLAGVPDPVELTSSERLPLRVDRERAVYGSWYELFPRSEGGFVEGSRIWDRLEAVAAAGFDVLYLPPVHPIGVTNRKGRNNTLVAGPDDVGSPWAIGLASERSDEGGHTSLHPDLGTFDDIDRFVARAAELGVEVALDIAFQCSPDHPWARDHPEWFTQLPDGSIRFAENPPKKYQDIYPINFWPDREEDRVALWEACRGVFEFWAERGIRTFRVDNPHTKPVAFWAWVIPELLERWPDLVLLAEAFTLPAMMHTLAEVGFQQSYTYFTWRTAAWELREYGEELAHGPASGYFRPNFWPNTPDILSGPLRDGPPAAFRLRALLAATMSPSWGVYSGYELYENRPASDTNEEYLDSEKYEIKRRDWDRPDSLMPFLARLNRIRRAHPSLHRIGSMRFHDVDNDDLLVYSHHRPATDDGEPADTVVCVVNVNPYEAREATVHLDLGALGLADGVPYQVRDELDGTTYTWGGPANYVLLDPVERPGHVLAVVRD, encoded by the coding sequence ATGCCGCGCTCCACGTCCCCCGGCCCCGCCACGACCGGTCGCATCACGTTCCGGGAGCTGGCGCCTCGCACACCCGGCGGGTACCCGGCGCGCGCCGTCGAGGGTGACCCGGTCACGGTCTCGGTCACGCTCGTCCGCGACGGCCACGGCGTGCTCGCCGGCCGCGTCCGCTGGCGGCGGGTCGGTCCCGGCGGCGCGGACGGCGGGAAGGCGGGCAAGGGGGCCAAGGCGGAGGCGTGGTCGACCGCGCCGCTGCGGGACCGCCAGGACGGCAGCGGGCGCTGGGACGCGACGATCGTCGTCGACGCGCCGGGCCGCTACGAGATCGAGGTGCAGGCGTGGCTCGACCGGTTCGCCACCTGGCGTCGGGACCTGCGCGAGCGGGCCGCGGCGGGCCAGGACCTCACGCTCGAGTTCGAGGTCGGCGCCCGTGCGATCGAGGCGCTCCTCCCCGAGGTGCCGAAGGGGTCCCGGCCGCGGCTGCAGGACGCGGTCGACGGCCTGCGCTCGACGACCTGCTCCGACCAGGTCCGGCTGGCCGCCGGGCTCGACGACGCGGTCGCCGCGCTGCTGGCGGGCGTGCCCGACCCCGTCGAGCTGACGAGCTCCGAGCGGCTGCCGCTGCGCGTCGACCGCGAGCGGGCCGTGTACGGCAGCTGGTACGAGCTGTTCCCCCGGTCCGAGGGCGGCTTCGTCGAGGGCTCCCGGATCTGGGACCGGCTTGAGGCGGTCGCCGCCGCGGGCTTCGACGTGCTGTACCTCCCCCCGGTGCACCCGATCGGGGTGACCAACCGCAAGGGCCGGAACAACACGCTCGTCGCCGGGCCCGACGACGTGGGCAGCCCGTGGGCCATCGGCCTCGCCTCGGAGCGCTCCGACGAGGGCGGCCACACCTCGCTGCACCCCGACCTGGGCACGTTCGACGACATCGACCGGTTCGTCGCCCGCGCCGCGGAGCTCGGCGTCGAGGTCGCGCTCGACATCGCGTTCCAGTGCAGCCCCGACCACCCCTGGGCCCGGGACCACCCGGAGTGGTTCACGCAGCTCCCCGACGGCTCGATCCGCTTCGCCGAGAACCCGCCGAAGAAGTACCAGGACATCTACCCGATCAACTTCTGGCCCGATCGCGAGGAGGACCGCGTCGCGCTGTGGGAGGCGTGCCGCGGGGTGTTCGAGTTCTGGGCCGAGCGCGGCATCCGCACGTTCAGGGTCGACAACCCGCACACCAAGCCGGTCGCGTTCTGGGCCTGGGTCATCCCGGAGCTGCTGGAGCGGTGGCCCGACCTGGTGCTGCTGGCCGAGGCGTTCACGCTGCCGGCGATGATGCACACGCTCGCCGAGGTCGGGTTCCAGCAGAGCTACACGTACTTCACCTGGCGGACCGCGGCGTGGGAGCTGCGGGAGTACGGCGAGGAGCTCGCGCACGGCCCGGCATCGGGGTACTTCCGCCCGAACTTCTGGCCCAACACCCCCGACATCCTGTCCGGGCCGCTGCGCGACGGGCCGCCCGCCGCCTTCCGCCTCAGGGCCCTCCTCGCGGCGACGATGTCGCCGAGCTGGGGCGTCTACTCCGGCTACGAGCTCTACGAGAACCGGCCGGCGTCGGACACAAACGAGGAGTACCTCGACTCGGAGAAGTACGAGATCAAGCGGCGCGACTGGGACCGGCCCGACTCGCTGATGCCGTTCCTCGCGCGGCTCAACCGGATCCGGCGGGCGCACCCGTCGCTGCACCGGATCGGCTCGATGCGGTTCCACGACGTGGACAACGACGACCTGCTCGTCTACTCGCACCACCGGCCTGCGACCGACGACGGCGAGCCGGCCGACACCGTCGTGTGCGTGGTCAACGTCAACCCGTACGAGGCGCGCGAGGCGACCGTGCACCTCGACCTCGGCGCGCTCGGTCTGGCCGACGGCGTCCCGTACCAGGTGCGCGACGAGCTGGACGGCACCACCTACACGTGGGGCGGACCGGCCAACTACGTGCTGCTCGACCCGGTCGAGCGCCCGGGTCACGTGCTGGCCGTCGTCCGGGACTGA